TGACAACCCGCCCTATCTGATCAACAAACTTCAAACCACACCTATCCGAACACCCTCGCACTAGAATAAGCGCCTGTTTTCACATTGAACCCCACCATGACCTACGCCCCCCCCTCCTTCGAATCGAAAATCTGCCCGCCGGAACAGTTGACCGCCCGCGCATCACAGATTGCCCGCCCACTGGTCTTTACCAACGGCTGCTTCGATATCCTGCACCGCGGCCACGTCACCTATCTGGCGCAGGCAGCAGCGCTCGGTGCCAGCATGATTGTCGCGCTCAACAGTGATGCGTCGGTGAAACGCCTGGGCAAAGGCGATGACCGCCCGGTCAACGCACTGGAGGACCGCTTGGCGGTAATGGCATCCTTGGGCTGCGTGGCCCTGGTCACATGGTTTGATGAAGACACACCACTGCAGCGCATCCTTGAGTGCAAACCGGAAGTCCTGGTCAAGGGCGGCGACTGGCCGGTGGAAAAGATCGTTGGCTGCAACGAGGTGCGCAGCTGGGGAGGCACGGTGCATTCGATTCCCTTCATTCACCAGAAATCGACGACCGCCCTGCTCGAAAAAATCCGCAGGCTCTAATGCACAAAGGCGCCAAGCGGCGCCTTTGTCCTATCTGGATCCCGCCTAGAGAACCACCTGCGTTCCCAGCTCCACCACCCGGTTGCTCGGGATCTTGAAGAAGGCTGTGGCCGATCCGGCGTTGCGGAACATGGCGATGAAAATCTTTTCCCGCCAGAAGGCCATTTCGGAATTCAACCGGGGAATAAGCGTTTCGCGACCGATGAAGTAAGACGTCTCAAGGGCACTGAATTCAAGCCCGGAATCCGCACAGAGCAGCATGGCCGCAGGAATGTCGGGCTCATCCTTGAAACCGTACTGGACGATGACGCTCCAGAAATTTTCCTTCAACTGCCGAACTTCGACACGATCGATATCCGGCACATACGGCACATCGTAGAACTGCACGGAGACCAACACGACCCGCTCATGCAGCACCTTGTTGTGCATCAGGTTGTGCAACAAGGCATGCGGCACGCCTTTCGGGTCGGCATTGAGGAACACGGAGGTACCGAATACCCGGGTCGGCATCGAGGTTGCCAGCGAATCAAGGAACATTGAGAGTTCGAGACGCTCGCCCTTGAGGCGATCGGATAGCAGTTGCCGGCCGCGCTTCCAGGTCGTCATCAGCACAAAAACAACCATCCCGGCGACCAGCGGGAACCAGCCACCGTCAGGAATTTTCAGGACATTGGCCGCCAGGAACACCAGTTCGACAGCAAGGAAGCAAGAGAACAACAGGACAGCCTTGGTCCAGCCCCACTTCCAGGAACGGGCAACAACGACGGTGGCAAGAATGGAGGTGATCACCATGTCGCCGGTCACCGCGATGCCATAGGCCGCAGCCAGATTATTCGAAGACTTGAATCCGAGCACCAGGATCATCACGGCCAGCATCAAGCCCCAGTTCACCGCCGGCAGGTAAATCTGCCCGGCTTCCTTTTCCGAAGTGTGCTGTACCTCCATGCGCGGCACGAAACCGAGCTGCATGGCTTGGCGGGTTACCGAGAAGGCACCGGAAATCACTGCCTGCGAGGCAATCACCGTCGCCACGGTGGCAAGAGCAACGAGCGGATAAAGTGCCCAGTCCGGGCCAAGGTGGAAAAAGGGATTCTTGGCCGCCTCCGGTTCGGCCAGGATCAGCGCCCCCTGGCCAAAGTAATTGAGGACCAGAGCCGGCAGCACGAAGGCGAACCAGGCGCGCTGGATCGGCTTTCGCCCGAAATGTCCCATGTCGGCGTAAAGTGCCTCGGCCCCGGTCACGGCGAGCACGACGTTCCCCATCGCGACCAGCGCCAGGGCCTTGTTGGAGAGCAGGAAATCGAGGCCATACAGCGGGTTGAGCGCAGTCAGAATGGCCGGATGCTCGACGATGCTGTACAGGCCAAGCAAAGCCAGCGTGCTGAACCAGAGCACCATGATCGGTCCGAAGAAGGCACCGACCACGGCCGTGCCGCTGCGCTGTACGAAGAACAGGCCGAACAGCACCACCATGGTCAAGGGAATGACGAAAGGCTTGAAGGCAGGCGTTGCGACTTCCAGCCCCTCAACGGCGGAGAGCACCGACATCGCCGGCGTCACCATGCCGTCACCGTAGAACATCGCCGCCCCCAGGATGCCGACAATCATGATCAGCTTCATCTGCAGCGGTTTGCCCTGCGCATCGTGCAAGGCAAGGGCAATCATCGCCATGATGCCGCCCTCGCCGCGGTTGTCGGCACGCATGATGAAAATCACGTACTTGATCGAGACGATGATGATCAGCGCCCAGAAGAACAACGACAGGCTGCCGAAAATATTGGCCTCGGTTACCGGAATCGGATGATTGCCGGCAAAGACTTCCTTGACCGCGTACAGCGGACTGGTACCGATGTCGCCATAGACCACCCCGAGGGCGGCCAGGGCCATGACGGCGAGGCGCTTGCCGGTGAGTTCTCCGGCCTGTTGGTGACTGCTGCTCATATTTACCCCAGAATCGCCGGCGGCTTCGTGGCCGCTCTATGCACTCCAAATAACAAGGGCGCCGAAAAACGGCGCCCCGAGAGCGTCAACCGCCCAGTGCAGACTTCAGCGACTGCACTTCTTCCTGCGACTCCTCGATGATCGAGGCCAATGTCTCGGGATCAAGAATCGACTCCAGCATTGATGTATCGACAACACCATCCAGCTCGGGATCGCGCCAGCAGGCAGCCCGGTTGGCAATCTTGTTGGCGACATAAAGCACATCGGAAAGCGAATGGATTTCCTTGATTTCGCGATCGGTTTCATGCTCCTGCACGGCCACCAGCACCGACTCCGGCAGGTTCAAGGCCGAGAGCAGCGCATGCCCGATGTTGTCGTGCCAGCCGACGAGCAGCGCGTGCAACTCCGGCTTGTCGTTGACCAGCTCAGGGAAATTGGCAGCACGCGACATCAGGTAGAAAACACCGATATCGTGCACCAGGCCGGCAAACATCGCCTCGTCGCCGTTGATCTTGGCAATCTTGCGCGCCAGCACGCGGCACAGCGCGGCAACGTGCGAAGTGTGTTCCCACAGGCGCTGCGAAATCCCCTCGAACGGCTGCATCTGCTTCGACTTGAGCAACTGCTCCATGGCCACGGCGAAAGAGACCGTGCGCACCGCTTCCATGCCGACCCGGACGATGGCGCTCTTGACGTCGGCAATCTCGCGCCCGGACGGGTTCATCGCGACCGAGTTCGACATGCGGATGATCTTGGCGCTCATCAACGGCTCGGCCCCAACCAGCTTGGCCAATTGCTCGACGTTCAGATTGGGGTCCTTCAGTGCCGTCCGCACCTGAAAGGTGATATCGAGAAAGGTCGGAAAAGAAATCTCGTTGCCGGACAAATCCCTGGCGATATCTTCGAGAATCTTGAAAGTGACGGCGTTGGACATGGTGAATTAACCCTTAGATAAAAACGACGCCCGGCGCAGGCCGCCACAGGCGGGCGGCCGATACGACGGGCACAAGTCGCACCAATCGTTCAGAACGGGATGTCGTCACCCAGATCATCGAACGAAGGTTTCGGCTTGTTGCGGGCCGGGGCCGGGGCGTAATCGGTCGGCTCGCTGTCGTAACCACCACCGCCACCGGAAGACGCCGGCGCACCCATGCCTTGACGCGAGCCGAGCATTTTCATCTCGTCACCGCGGATTTCGGTGGTGTAGCGTTCCTGGCCATCCTTGTCGGTCCACTTGCGCGTGCGCAGGCTGCCTTCGATATAAACCTGCGAGCCCTTTTTCAGGTACTGGCCGCAGATTTCAGCCAGCTTGCCGAAGAAGGAAATGCGGACCCATTCCGTCTGCTCCTTCTTTTCGCCGGTCTGCTTGTCCTTCCAGCTATCCGTGCAGGCAATGCTGAAATTGCAGATTGCCTCGCCGCTGGCCGTATAGCGCATCTCCGGGTCGCGACCCAAATTACCGATACCGATCCATTTATTAACCGAAGCCATACCCACGTCTCCCTAAACAGTTTGAGCCGCAGCCGGCGGCACGCGCCGCTGCGGGAAATTCATCGAATTCGTCACCACCAGCCAGATCAGCAGCAATCCGGCGCACATGGCAAAAACGGCATTATCGCCTAAATGCTGCGCAAGATAACCGCCCAATGCGCCACCGGTGAACAAGCCCAGTGCCTGGGTCGTGTTGTAGACGCCCAGAGCCGCCCCCTTGGCCGCTGGCGGCGCGGTACGCGAAACGAGCGAGGGCAGCGTTGCTTCCAGCACGTTGAAGGCAACGAAGAAGAGCAGCAGCCATAACGCCAGCCCCCACAAGCTCTGGCCGAAGGCGAGCAGGCCAAGCTGGACGACGATGAGCAGGGCGACGGCGGCACGGAAAATCGGCCGCATCTTGTCCTTGCGCTCGGCAGCAATGATCGCCGGCACCATGATCGCGAAGGACACCAGCACCGCCGGCAAATACACCATCCAGTGCGACGCGGCCGGCAGGCCGCCGTGATTGACCAGGGCGTGCGGCAGCACGACGAACATCGCCATCTGCACCAGATGCAGCACGTAGATACCGAGATTCAGGCGCAGCAGGTCGGGATCGAACACCACCCGGCGCAGCGGCAGCTTTTCGTGGCCATGCGGCGGCGGCGCCGGCGGCACCGCCTTGAGCAGCAAGACAATGGCGGCGAGCGCCAGGCCACCGGTCATGCAGAACAGGCCGCCCATGCCGATCCAGCCATAAAGCAGCGGAGCGCCAACCAGCGACAGCGCAAAAACGAGACCGATCGACGAACCGATCATCGCCATCACCTTGGTGCGGTGCTCCTCACGCGTCAGATCGGCGGCGAGCGCGGTGACTGCGGCCGAGATCGCACCGGCGCCCTGCAGCACGCGACCAACGATGATCCAGGTCATGTCCGGCGCCCAGGCTGCGACAAAACTGCCCAGCGCGAAGATCAGCAGGCCGATCACGATCACCTGCTTGCGTCCGAAGATGTCGGACGCGATGCCGTAGGGAATCTGGAACACGGCCTGGGTCAGGCCGTAGGCACCCAGCGCGAAACCGACCAGGGCCAGGTTGTCGCCGCCGGGCAGGGTTTTCGCATAGACCGAAAACACCGGCAGGATCAGGAACAGCCCCAGCATGCGCAAGGCAAAGATGGAAGCCAGCGAAGCGCCGGCACGGCGCTCTTCGGGACTCATGCGATCGGAAGGGGAGGTCATTTTGACTTGTA
The DNA window shown above is from Quatrionicoccus australiensis and carries:
- the rfaE2 gene encoding D-glycero-beta-D-manno-heptose 1-phosphate adenylyltransferase; this translates as MTYAPPSFESKICPPEQLTARASQIARPLVFTNGCFDILHRGHVTYLAQAAALGASMIVALNSDASVKRLGKGDDRPVNALEDRLAVMASLGCVALVTWFDEDTPLQRILECKPEVLVKGGDWPVEKIVGCNEVRSWGGTVHSIPFIHQKSTTALLEKIRRL
- a CDS encoding potassium transporter Kup, coding for MSSSHQQAGELTGKRLAVMALAALGVVYGDIGTSPLYAVKEVFAGNHPIPVTEANIFGSLSLFFWALIIIVSIKYVIFIMRADNRGEGGIMAMIALALHDAQGKPLQMKLIMIVGILGAAMFYGDGMVTPAMSVLSAVEGLEVATPAFKPFVIPLTMVVLFGLFFVQRSGTAVVGAFFGPIMVLWFSTLALLGLYSIVEHPAILTALNPLYGLDFLLSNKALALVAMGNVVLAVTGAEALYADMGHFGRKPIQRAWFAFVLPALVLNYFGQGALILAEPEAAKNPFFHLGPDWALYPLVALATVATVIASQAVISGAFSVTRQAMQLGFVPRMEVQHTSEKEAGQIYLPAVNWGLMLAVMILVLGFKSSNNLAAAYGIAVTGDMVITSILATVVVARSWKWGWTKAVLLFSCFLAVELVFLAANVLKIPDGGWFPLVAGMVVFVLMTTWKRGRQLLSDRLKGERLELSMFLDSLATSMPTRVFGTSVFLNADPKGVPHALLHNLMHNKVLHERVVLVSVQFYDVPYVPDIDRVEVRQLKENFWSVIVQYGFKDEPDIPAAMLLCADSGLEFSALETSYFIGRETLIPRLNSEMAFWREKIFIAMFRNAGSATAFFKIPSNRVVELGTQVVL
- a CDS encoding HDOD domain-containing protein — encoded protein: MSNAVTFKILEDIARDLSGNEISFPTFLDITFQVRTALKDPNLNVEQLAKLVGAEPLMSAKIIRMSNSVAMNPSGREIADVKSAIVRVGMEAVRTVSFAVAMEQLLKSKQMQPFEGISQRLWEHTSHVAALCRVLARKIAKINGDEAMFAGLVHDIGVFYLMSRAANFPELVNDKPELHALLVGWHDNIGHALLSALNLPESVLVAVQEHETDREIKEIHSLSDVLYVANKIANRAACWRDPELDGVVDTSMLESILDPETLASIIEESQEEVQSLKSALGG
- the ssb gene encoding single-stranded DNA-binding protein, with the protein product MASVNKWIGIGNLGRDPEMRYTASGEAICNFSIACTDSWKDKQTGEKKEQTEWVRISFFGKLAEICGQYLKKGSQVYIEGSLRTRKWTDKDGQERYTTEIRGDEMKMLGSRQGMGAPASSGGGGGYDSEPTDYAPAPARNKPKPSFDDLGDDIPF
- a CDS encoding MFS transporter; translation: MTSPSDRMSPEERRAGASLASIFALRMLGLFLILPVFSVYAKTLPGGDNLALVGFALGAYGLTQAVFQIPYGIASDIFGRKQVIVIGLLIFALGSFVAAWAPDMTWIIVGRVLQGAGAISAAVTALAADLTREEHRTKVMAMIGSSIGLVFALSLVGAPLLYGWIGMGGLFCMTGGLALAAIVLLLKAVPPAPPPHGHEKLPLRRVVFDPDLLRLNLGIYVLHLVQMAMFVVLPHALVNHGGLPAASHWMVYLPAVLVSFAIMVPAIIAAERKDKMRPIFRAAVALLIVVQLGLLAFGQSLWGLALWLLLFFVAFNVLEATLPSLVSRTAPPAAKGAALGVYNTTQALGLFTGGALGGYLAQHLGDNAVFAMCAGLLLIWLVVTNSMNFPQRRVPPAAAQTV